In Entomomonas moraniae, one DNA window encodes the following:
- the mrcB gene encoding penicillin-binding protein 1B gives MERSKKKRVKKTKKQSSRWLVLFGWIFKLSLVAIVVIAPYIIYLDAVVQDKFSGKRWTIPAKVYARPLELYKGQKLSKEDFLTELNALGYSSVVTVNNVGQMHVEGNDVSVYVRGFHFYEGKEPAKLITVSFSGNTVSQITDSKNQKIPLVRLDPMLIGGVYPAHNEDRILVKLDQVPPLLVRSLVAVEDKRFYKHHGISMIGIARAVYTNIVRKKLSQGGSTLTQQLVKNFYLTNERTVKRKANEAIMSLLLEMHYDKNEILEAYLNEVFLAQDGQRSIHGFGLASQYFFGQPISELKLPQIALLVGMVKGPSYYNPRRNPKLATERRNVVLDVLAEQNIISANDAAKAKAAPLGVIPQGRLGISSFPAFIDLVKRQLREDYKEEDLTEEGLRIFTSLDPIIQIKAERALDGTLKRLGNRANDLEAAMVITNPSTGELLGLIGSRDRNYVGFNRAIDAIRPIGSQMKPAVYLTALESLRYTLTTFIQDEPYAVPLAGGKEWRPQNFDRKFHGNIFFFQALANSFNVSTVRIGMDVGVANVLKTIKRLGVNNDYPAYPAMLLGSASMTPMDVSKMFQTIANGGYDTTVRSIRNVLDAKGNRLGRYPYETQQRFDAGAIYLLQFAMQRVMREGTGRSAYNQVPSSINLAGKTGTSNDLKDSWFTGFGQDILATVWLGKDDNSNTSLTGASGSLQVWSSFMKEARPTSLNMPLPSNVVYAWVDAETGEGSGEDCPNAIQIPYIKGTAPAPALSCKRPDGSTTDWIRGWIN, from the coding sequence ATGGAAAGATCGAAAAAAAAACGAGTAAAAAAAACTAAAAAACAATCCAGTCGTTGGCTAGTATTGTTTGGTTGGATATTTAAATTATCATTAGTCGCTATTGTTGTTATTGCACCGTATATTATTTATCTAGATGCTGTAGTTCAAGATAAGTTTTCTGGTAAGCGTTGGACAATACCCGCTAAAGTATATGCACGCCCGCTTGAATTGTATAAAGGTCAGAAACTTTCGAAAGAAGATTTTTTAACAGAGCTTAATGCTTTAGGCTATAGTTCTGTTGTGACAGTAAACAATGTTGGACAGATGCATGTGGAAGGCAATGATGTCAGTGTTTATGTTCGAGGTTTCCACTTTTATGAAGGAAAAGAACCTGCAAAACTGATTACAGTTTCTTTCTCTGGTAATACCGTTAGTCAGATTACAGATTCAAAAAATCAAAAAATTCCGCTTGTTCGCTTAGATCCAATGCTGATAGGTGGGGTTTATCCTGCCCATAATGAAGATAGAATATTGGTTAAGTTAGATCAAGTTCCCCCCTTACTTGTCCGATCCCTTGTTGCTGTTGAAGATAAACGTTTTTATAAACACCATGGTATATCCATGATAGGTATTGCACGTGCTGTTTATACAAACATTGTAAGAAAAAAATTATCTCAAGGTGGTAGTACACTGACCCAACAGCTAGTTAAAAATTTTTATTTGACCAATGAGCGTACAGTTAAGCGTAAAGCCAATGAAGCAATCATGTCCTTATTGCTTGAGATGCATTATGATAAAAATGAAATTTTAGAAGCTTATTTAAATGAAGTCTTTTTAGCGCAAGATGGGCAGCGCTCTATTCATGGATTTGGTTTAGCAAGCCAATACTTCTTTGGACAACCCATTTCTGAATTAAAACTACCACAAATCGCCTTATTAGTTGGAATGGTAAAAGGACCGTCCTATTATAATCCTCGGCGTAATCCTAAGTTGGCTACTGAGCGCCGTAATGTGGTATTGGATGTTTTAGCTGAGCAAAATATTATTTCTGCTAATGATGCAGCAAAAGCTAAAGCTGCACCTTTAGGCGTTATTCCTCAAGGACGTTTAGGGATTAGCTCATTCCCTGCTTTTATCGATTTGGTGAAACGTCAACTTCGTGAAGATTATAAAGAAGAAGATTTAACCGAAGAAGGCCTAAGAATCTTTACCAGTTTAGACCCCATTATTCAAATTAAGGCTGAGCGTGCTCTGGATGGTACATTAAAGCGTTTAGGTAATCGTGCCAATGATTTAGAAGCGGCGATGGTGATCACTAACCCATCAACAGGTGAATTACTTGGTTTAATCGGTAGTCGTGATCGTAACTATGTCGGCTTTAATCGAGCCATTGATGCGATTAGACCTATTGGTTCACAAATGAAACCTGCTGTTTATTTAACTGCATTAGAAAGTTTAAGGTACACGTTAACGACTTTTATTCAAGATGAACCTTATGCCGTTCCTTTAGCCGGTGGTAAAGAGTGGCGGCCACAAAACTTTGATCGTAAGTTTCATGGTAATATTTTCTTTTTTCAAGCATTGGCTAATTCTTTTAATGTTTCTACGGTAAGAATTGGTATGGATGTAGGCGTAGCTAATGTGTTAAAGACAATTAAGCGTTTAGGGGTAAATAATGATTATCCTGCTTATCCTGCCATGTTATTGGGTTCTGCCTCAATGACACCCATGGACGTATCCAAAATGTTTCAGACAATAGCCAATGGCGGTTATGATACAACTGTTCGCTCGATTCGTAATGTGTTAGACGCAAAAGGTAATCGACTTGGTCGTTATCCTTATGAAACACAGCAACGTTTTGATGCAGGTGCTATTTACTTGTTACAGTTCGCTATGCAACGTGTGATGAGAGAGGGAACGGGCCGTTCTGCTTATAATCAAGTACCAAGTTCGATTAATCTAGCAGGAAAAACAGGGACATCAAATGATTTAAAAGATAGCTGGTTTACTGGCTTTGGCCAAGATATATTAGCAACAGTATGGTTAGGTAAAGATGATAATAGTAATACCTCTTTAACGGGAGCATCAGGTTCATTACAAGTATGGTCTAGCTTTATGAAAGAGGCGAGACCAACTTCTTTAAATATGCCATTACCCAGTAATGTGGTTTATGCTTGGGTAGATGCTGAAACAGGTGAGGGCAGTGGTGAAGATTGCCCTAATGCAATACAGATTCCTTATATAAAAGGAACTGCTCCTGCGCCAGCTTTATCATGTAAGAGACCAGATGGGTCTACGACTGATTGGATACGTGGTTGGATAAATTAA
- a CDS encoding tetratricopeptide repeat protein, whose translation MSVKLKRIALAFSTIVVLSGCGTNQPDSIPVVDASSPLSNKPNPLEKNTTPVSSPSKNEAVAQAIPQGVDEDVQPAAVHDSSALPTGIPVSNNGGGAPLDDAVLALLTTAQQQKDAGNLNEAAASAERAQRIAPSEPRVLYMLSVIRLQQGDAEVAEQLARRALSYTTDGQAELKSNLWEVVAQARDKQGDQVGADQARQQKTTSI comes from the coding sequence ATGAGTGTTAAGTTGAAAAGAATAGCATTAGCGTTTAGTACGATTGTTGTTTTGTCGGGGTGTGGAACGAATCAACCAGATTCCATTCCTGTTGTTGATGCAAGTTCTCCTTTATCGAACAAGCCAAATCCTCTTGAAAAGAATACAACACCCGTTTCTAGTCCTTCAAAAAATGAAGCTGTTGCACAAGCAATACCTCAGGGGGTTGATGAAGATGTTCAACCTGCTGCTGTCCATGATAGTTCAGCGCTTCCTACAGGTATTCCTGTCAGCAATAATGGTGGTGGCGCACCCTTAGATGATGCAGTGCTTGCATTATTAACAACCGCACAACAACAAAAAGATGCGGGTAATTTGAATGAAGCAGCTGCAAGTGCGGAGCGTGCTCAACGTATTGCTCCAAGCGAACCAAGGGTGTTATATATGCTTTCAGTTATTCGCTTGCAACAAGGTGATGCTGAAGTGGCAGAACAGTTAGCCCGTAGAGCATTATCTTATACGACAGATGGGCAGGCAGAACTGAAATCAAATCTGTGGGAAGTGGTTGCACAAGCACGCGATAAGCAAGGTGACCAAGTAGGTGCAGATCAAGCACGCCAGCAAAAAACTACCAGTATTTAA
- the rep gene encoding DNA helicase Rep, giving the protein MSSLNPRQREAVHSISGPLLVLAGAGSGKTSVITKKIAYLIQECGIKAHHIVAVTFTNKAAREMKERVSGLLRKGEGRGLTVSTFHNLGLNIIRKEYLTLGYKAGFSIFDDTDVKSLLKEIMHKEYAGDDGIDEALNRISRWKNNLVLPNEAVEQARNANEQMLAHLYMHYQRLLKAYNAVDFDDLILLPVKLFQGNEALLQRWRNKVRYLLVDEYQDTNASQYLLIKLLVADRAQFTVVGDDDQSIYAWRGAKPENLMQLKQDFPSLKVIMLEQNYRSTSRILKCANHLITNNPHVFEKKLWSDKGDGDLIRVIRCRNEEAEAERVATEIQAIVLKTQRSYGQFAILYRGNYQARLIELKLQHHNVPYVITGGTSFFARQEVRDIMSYLRLLVNPDDDNAFLRVINVPRREIGSVTLEKLSNYATQQRTSLYNAASDRALLDTLDQRFVERLQRFTSWMDSIRQQCSQGDPVAVLRSMVVDIDYETWLRQNASNDKVAEARMGNVWFLIDALKNTLERDDEGKMTIEEAVSRLVLRDMLDRQAEEKEEDAVQLMTLHASKGLEFPFVFLMGMEEELLPHRSSIEVDNIEEERRLAYVGITRAKQHLTLTYAGKRRQYGEVIDCLPSRFLAELPQEELRYEGLENTPVEQKAEAGNTALSNIRDLLKKKS; this is encoded by the coding sequence ATGTCTTCTCTTAATCCCCGTCAGCGTGAGGCAGTTCATTCAATTAGTGGCCCTTTATTGGTTCTTGCTGGTGCAGGTTCTGGCAAAACCAGTGTAATCACTAAGAAAATAGCTTACCTTATTCAAGAGTGTGGTATCAAAGCACATCATATCGTGGCAGTGACTTTTACCAATAAAGCCGCCAGAGAAATGAAAGAGCGGGTTAGCGGCTTATTGCGTAAAGGTGAGGGGCGAGGCTTAACCGTATCCACCTTTCATAACCTAGGGCTAAATATTATTCGTAAAGAATATCTAACGCTAGGCTATAAAGCAGGCTTTTCTATTTTTGATGATACTGATGTTAAGTCACTGCTGAAAGAAATTATGCATAAGGAATATGCGGGTGACGATGGTATTGATGAGGCACTGAATAGAATTAGTCGCTGGAAAAATAATTTAGTTTTACCTAACGAGGCTGTAGAACAAGCGCGTAATGCCAATGAACAAATGCTAGCGCATCTTTACATGCACTATCAACGGCTATTAAAGGCTTATAATGCAGTTGATTTTGATGATCTTATTTTATTGCCTGTTAAGCTTTTTCAAGGTAATGAAGCCTTATTACAACGTTGGCGTAATAAAGTGCGTTATTTATTGGTCGATGAATATCAAGATACCAATGCAAGCCAATATTTGTTAATCAAGCTATTGGTAGCAGATCGGGCACAATTTACGGTAGTAGGTGATGATGACCAATCTATTTATGCATGGCGTGGCGCAAAGCCAGAAAACTTGATGCAGCTAAAGCAAGATTTTCCCTCTTTAAAAGTGATTATGTTAGAGCAAAATTACCGTTCAACGAGTCGTATTTTAAAGTGTGCTAATCACTTAATTACCAATAATCCCCACGTATTTGAGAAAAAATTATGGAGCGATAAAGGGGATGGTGATTTAATCAGAGTGATTCGTTGTCGTAATGAAGAGGCCGAAGCTGAACGTGTTGCAACAGAAATACAAGCCATTGTGTTAAAAACACAGCGCTCCTATGGGCAGTTTGCAATTCTTTACCGTGGTAATTATCAAGCTCGTTTGATCGAGCTAAAACTTCAACACCACAACGTACCTTATGTCATTACTGGAGGGACAAGTTTTTTCGCTCGGCAAGAAGTGAGAGATATCATGTCTTATTTGCGCTTGTTAGTAAATCCAGATGATGATAACGCTTTTTTACGGGTGATTAATGTTCCACGCCGTGAAATAGGTTCGGTGACGTTAGAAAAGCTGAGTAATTATGCCACTCAACAGCGTACATCCCTTTATAATGCTGCCAGTGATAGAGCTTTGTTAGATACGCTGGACCAACGTTTTGTCGAGCGTTTACAACGTTTTACCAGTTGGATGGACAGCATTCGTCAACAATGCAGCCAAGGTGATCCTGTGGCAGTCTTGCGCAGTATGGTGGTTGATATTGATTATGAAACTTGGCTTAGACAAAATGCTTCCAACGATAAAGTGGCAGAAGCCAGAATGGGTAATGTGTGGTTTCTGATTGATGCGTTAAAAAATACCCTTGAGCGAGATGACGAGGGTAAAATGACCATTGAAGAGGCGGTTTCACGATTGGTGCTAAGAGATATGCTCGATCGCCAAGCAGAAGAAAAAGAGGAAGATGCGGTACAGTTGATGACATTGCATGCCTCTAAAGGGCTAGAGTTTCCTTTTGTATTTTTAATGGGGATGGAAGAAGAGTTACTGCCTCACCGCTCTAGTATTGAAGTCGATAATATAGAAGAAGAGAGGCGTTTGGCTTATGTAGGTATTACACGCGCTAAGCAGCATTTAACTCTGACCTATGCGGGAAAACGTCGCCAATATGGTGAGGTAATTGATTGTTTGCCAAGCCGTTTTTTAGCAGAACTTCCACAAGAAGAGTTAAGATACGAAGGGCTAGAGAATACACCTGTTGAGCAAAAAGCCGAAGCAGGCAATACGGCACTGTCTAATATCCGCGATTTATTAAAGAAGAAAAGCTAA
- a CDS encoding NUDIX hydrolase, whose protein sequence is MTKIITIAAACIIDPLNRLLVVRKQGSEIFMQPGGKIELNEKPIEALVREIKEELLLAIDLSLPKYIGQFEAPAANEPGYIVKAELFKIDLPYSPELTVAAEIAEAKWLTEKEITTINMAPLMHTYVIPLWIK, encoded by the coding sequence ATGACTAAAATAATTACTATTGCTGCTGCATGCATTATTGATCCCCTTAATCGCTTATTAGTGGTTCGTAAGCAAGGTTCTGAAATTTTCATGCAACCGGGCGGAAAGATAGAACTTAATGAAAAGCCTATAGAAGCCTTAGTTAGAGAAATTAAAGAAGAATTGTTGTTAGCAATTGATTTAAGTTTGCCGAAGTATATTGGTCAGTTTGAAGCCCCTGCCGCTAATGAGCCAGGTTATATTGTGAAGGCCGAGCTATTCAAAATAGATTTACCTTATAGTCCAGAGTTAACAGTAGCCGCTGAAATAGCAGAGGCTAAATGGCTAACTGAGAAAGAGATAACCACCATTAATATGGCGCCACTGATGCATACCTATGTGATTCCTCTTTGGATAAAGTAA
- the tcuB gene encoding tricarballylate utilization 4Fe-4S protein TcuB, with the protein MSTANQLIPVVQLSKNEQEAAAALQICNACRYCESFCAVFQAMTHRLSFNRADIHYLANICHNCGNCLHACQYAPPHEFGVNIPKAMAKVRLETYQNFSIPRFLGQLYQKAGITMVSLLTLTFTFFLLVTTFFNNNSLFGLYQGNFYSIFPHNFLAITFGSIFILAFLLLGLGLTNFWRQTSQVIKNQVKAVDIKDATKDILTLKYLDGGHGKGCNEDSDRYTLIRRRFHHLTMYGFLLCFLATIFATGYHYFLGLEAPYPFFSLPVIFGTVGGLGLIIGPVGLLYLNVKRDPLHGDAKQKPMDRGFIFLLLIISVTGLALLGFRNTSAMGILLIIHLASVMTFFLTIPFGKFAHGFYRSTALLKFQIEQRNN; encoded by the coding sequence ATGAGTACTGCTAATCAATTAATTCCAGTTGTTCAGCTGTCTAAAAATGAACAAGAGGCGGCGGCGGCACTGCAAATTTGTAATGCTTGCCGTTACTGTGAGTCTTTCTGTGCTGTTTTTCAAGCCATGACTCATCGTCTATCCTTTAATCGTGCAGATATTCATTATCTAGCCAATATTTGCCATAACTGTGGTAACTGTCTTCATGCTTGCCAATATGCTCCACCACACGAGTTCGGCGTTAACATTCCTAAAGCGATGGCAAAAGTGCGTTTAGAAACCTACCAAAATTTCTCAATCCCTCGCTTTTTAGGTCAGCTCTATCAAAAAGCAGGTATTACTATGGTTAGTTTACTCACACTAACGTTTACTTTCTTTTTATTAGTGACTACTTTTTTCAATAACAACAGCCTATTTGGGTTATATCAGGGCAATTTTTACAGTATTTTCCCTCATAACTTTTTAGCCATCACTTTTGGTAGTATCTTTATTCTGGCTTTTTTACTGCTAGGGCTTGGTCTTACTAATTTTTGGCGACAAACCTCTCAAGTGATTAAAAATCAGGTAAAAGCTGTTGATATTAAAGATGCTACTAAAGATATCCTTACACTCAAGTACCTTGATGGGGGGCATGGCAAAGGCTGTAATGAAGATAGTGATCGTTATACACTGATTCGCCGCCGCTTTCACCACCTCACAATGTACGGTTTTTTACTGTGCTTCTTAGCCACCATTTTCGCTACAGGTTATCATTACTTTTTAGGGCTTGAAGCTCCCTATCCATTTTTTAGTTTACCTGTCATATTCGGTACAGTGGGTGGCTTGGGCTTAATAATAGGACCCGTAGGACTCTTATATCTTAATGTCAAGCGTGACCCACTGCATGGTGATGCTAAACAAAAACCAATGGATCGTGGATTTATTTTCTTATTACTGATCATTAGTGTAACAGGATTGGCCTTACTTGGATTTAGAAATACTTCAGCCATGGGTATTTTATTAATTATCCACTTAGCCAGTGTGATGACATTTTTTTTAACAATACCGTTTGGTAAATTTGCCCATGGCTTTTATCGGAGTACTGCCTTATTAAAGTTTCAAATAGAACAAAGAAACAACTAA
- the tcuA gene encoding FAD-dependent tricarballylate dehydrogenase TcuA, translated as MYDVLVIGGGNAALCAAITAQEAGASVLLLEAAPKEWRGGNSQHTRNLRCMHNAPQDVLVEAYPEEEFWQDLLKVTAGKTNETLARLVIHSTESCRTWMKKHGVNFQPPLSGALHVARTNAFFMGGGKALINAYYRSAIALGIKIRYNTKIKELELNDSKFVAAIAEDGTRFEAKACVLAAGGFESNLNWLKEAWGKNEEGEWIADNFVIRGTRFNQGNLLKFMIDQGADIIGDPSQSHCVAVDARAPLYDGGICTRIDCVSLGIVVNKNAQRFYDEGEDFWPKRYAIWGRLVAKQPSQIGFSIIDSKSLGRFMPPVFAGKTANTIRELAVLCDLNPEKLEKTVNGFNQACIKGEFNHTVLDNCHTQDLTPAKTHWATPLDTPPFYAYALRPGITFTYLGLKVEEDSAVRFNNLPSPNLYVAGEMMAGNVLGQGYTAGVGMSIGTTFGRIAGKNAAKAALIKETI; from the coding sequence ATGTACGATGTTTTAGTAATTGGTGGCGGTAATGCGGCGCTCTGCGCAGCTATTACTGCACAGGAAGCAGGAGCTTCTGTACTGCTACTTGAAGCAGCACCTAAAGAATGGCGAGGTGGTAATTCTCAGCATACGCGCAATCTACGCTGTATGCATAATGCGCCTCAAGATGTTTTAGTTGAGGCCTATCCTGAAGAAGAATTCTGGCAAGACTTACTTAAAGTAACTGCTGGAAAAACAAATGAAACACTAGCACGATTAGTCATTCACTCAACAGAAAGCTGTCGAACATGGATGAAAAAACACGGTGTCAATTTTCAACCTCCACTTTCAGGTGCATTGCATGTTGCACGAACCAATGCATTTTTTATGGGTGGAGGTAAAGCGCTGATTAATGCCTATTATCGCAGTGCAATTGCCTTAGGGATAAAAATTAGATACAACACCAAAATAAAGGAGTTAGAATTAAACGATAGCAAATTTGTAGCAGCTATCGCTGAAGATGGTACACGCTTTGAAGCTAAAGCCTGTGTTTTAGCAGCGGGAGGGTTTGAATCAAACCTTAACTGGCTAAAAGAAGCATGGGGAAAAAATGAAGAGGGCGAATGGATTGCTGATAACTTCGTTATTCGCGGTACACGTTTTAACCAAGGAAATCTACTTAAATTCATGATTGATCAAGGCGCTGATATTATTGGTGATCCTTCACAATCGCATTGCGTTGCTGTAGATGCTAGAGCCCCATTATATGATGGTGGAATCTGTACCCGTATAGACTGCGTCTCACTAGGCATTGTCGTCAATAAAAATGCTCAACGCTTTTATGATGAAGGAGAAGACTTTTGGCCTAAACGGTATGCTATTTGGGGGCGACTTGTCGCCAAGCAGCCGAGTCAAATTGGCTTTTCTATTATTGATTCGAAATCATTGGGTCGCTTTATGCCCCCAGTTTTTGCAGGAAAAACCGCCAATACTATCCGAGAGCTCGCTGTACTATGCGATCTTAACCCAGAAAAACTTGAAAAAACTGTTAATGGTTTTAATCAAGCCTGCATAAAAGGTGAATTTAATCATACCGTACTGGATAATTGCCATACACAAGACTTAACGCCAGCAAAAACACACTGGGCAACCCCTTTGGATACACCACCGTTTTATGCCTATGCCTTACGCCCAGGCATTACCTTTACTTATTTAGGTCTAAAAGTTGAAGAAGACTCGGCAGTACGTTTTAACAACTTGCCAAGTCCAAATCTTTATGTCGCCGGTGAAATGATGGCCGGTAATGTACTAGGTCAAGGGTATACAGCGGGTGTTGGCATGTCTATTGGAACGACATTCGGACGTATTGCAGGTAAAAATGCAGCAAAAGCTGCTTTAATAAAAGAGACCATCTAA
- a CDS encoding LysR family transcriptional regulator — translation MELRQLRSFILIVEQGSIGKAAKHLNVGASVLSQQLSKLESELATRLLQRSPLGVTPTPAGLAFLKQARQVLRYANQAIEAAQSSRLVGYVSVGLPPSTASILGVHFIQLMAERYPDIKVHIVESLSGNLIKLINNHQLDLAIIFNQPTDESWTSEPLINESMSLIGNNEFFKLYHLENYLEQETLPSNHIEPLPLALPSTGHGLRRLIDKEISKLNIIYEIDGLSLLMKTVASLCVATIQPSSIFINQHYHHLNSLKIINPTIERTNYLVSLSEEVLSPSALAAKSVIRASTNDLIQQGAWLGTSLI, via the coding sequence ATGGAGTTACGACAACTTCGCTCTTTTATATTAATCGTTGAACAGGGCAGCATAGGTAAAGCCGCTAAACATTTGAATGTAGGCGCCTCTGTTTTGAGCCAACAGTTATCAAAATTAGAATCAGAACTTGCTACTCGCTTGCTACAACGCTCCCCTTTAGGCGTAACACCGACGCCAGCAGGACTTGCTTTTTTAAAACAAGCACGCCAAGTACTACGCTATGCTAACCAAGCGATAGAAGCAGCTCAATCATCACGTCTTGTAGGCTATGTGAGTGTTGGTTTACCTCCTAGCACCGCCTCTATTTTAGGTGTACATTTTATCCAGCTGATGGCCGAACGCTATCCTGATATTAAAGTACACATTGTAGAAAGCTTATCTGGTAACCTCATCAAACTGATCAATAATCACCAACTTGATTTAGCGATTATTTTTAATCAACCCACTGATGAAAGCTGGACATCTGAACCGCTAATCAATGAGTCAATGTCACTGATTGGTAATAATGAATTCTTTAAACTCTATCATTTAGAAAACTATTTGGAACAAGAAACACTTCCATCAAACCATATAGAACCTTTACCTCTAGCATTACCCAGCACAGGCCATGGTCTAAGGCGCCTCATTGATAAAGAAATATCAAAACTCAACATCATCTATGAAATTGATGGCCTTAGTTTATTAATGAAAACAGTTGCTAGCCTATGTGTTGCTACTATTCAGCCTAGCAGCATTTTTATTAACCAACACTATCACCATTTAAACAGTTTAAAAATAATCAACCCAACGATTGAACGAACTAATTATTTAGTCAGTCTTTCTGAAGAGGTACTATCTCCCTCAGCACTAGCAGCAAAATCTGTTATACGTGCTTCTACAAATGATTTAATTCAGCAAGGTGCATGGTTAGGCACAAGCTTAATATAG
- a CDS encoding sulfate ABC transporter substrate-binding protein, which translates to MNRILLNAALSLTVAFTGPVWADKLLLNVSYDVMRDFYRDYNPAFEKNWNEQHKDDKVRVQMSHGGSSKQARSVIDGLKADVVTMNMATDIDAIATRGNLIPENWQTLLPNDSAPFTSATVFIVRKGNPKNIKDWSDLVKEGTEVIIPNPKTSGNGRYSYLSAWGYALKQGGDEEKAKAFVKSLFKNVSILDTGGRAATSTFMQNHQGDVLVTFENEAEMIAKEFGKGSFEVVYPSVSAEAELPVAVVEKVVETKKTKPEAEAYLKYLWSDEGQRIAAKNYLRPRNPAILAEYADRFPKVEFLSIKENFGDWKDIQQKHFADGAIFDQIYTP; encoded by the coding sequence ATGAATCGGATTCTACTCAATGCGGCTTTATCACTAACTGTCGCTTTTACTGGCCCAGTATGGGCTGATAAGCTACTCCTTAATGTCTCTTACGATGTCATGCGCGATTTTTATAGAGACTACAATCCTGCTTTTGAAAAAAACTGGAATGAACAGCATAAAGATGACAAAGTCAGAGTCCAAATGTCACACGGCGGCTCAAGCAAACAAGCCCGCTCTGTGATTGATGGGTTAAAAGCTGATGTTGTCACCATGAACATGGCAACTGATATCGATGCAATTGCAACCCGAGGTAACTTAATACCTGAAAACTGGCAAACGTTACTCCCTAATGACAGCGCGCCGTTCACCTCTGCAACGGTATTTATTGTACGTAAAGGTAACCCTAAAAATATTAAGGACTGGTCAGACCTTGTCAAAGAAGGAACTGAAGTGATCATCCCCAACCCTAAGACATCAGGAAATGGGCGTTATAGTTATTTATCTGCATGGGGTTATGCCCTTAAACAAGGTGGCGATGAGGAAAAAGCCAAGGCATTCGTAAAAAGTCTCTTCAAAAATGTCTCAATCCTCGATACAGGTGGCCGTGCAGCCACATCAACCTTTATGCAAAATCATCAAGGTGATGTACTCGTAACCTTTGAAAATGAAGCCGAAATGATTGCTAAAGAGTTTGGTAAAGGTAGTTTTGAAGTGGTTTACCCTAGTGTTTCTGCTGAAGCTGAACTTCCTGTAGCGGTTGTTGAAAAGGTAGTTGAAACCAAGAAAACTAAACCCGAAGCCGAGGCTTATTTAAAATACTTATGGTCCGATGAGGGACAACGCATAGCGGCTAAAAATTACTTACGCCCAAGAAACCCAGCGATATTAGCTGAGTATGCTGACCGCTTCCCTAAAGTAGAGTTTTTATCAATTAAAGAAAACTTTGGTGATTGGAAAGATATTCAACAAAAACACTTTGCTGACGGTGCTATTTTTGACCAAATTTACACACCTTAA